From a single Streptomyces liliifuscus genomic region:
- a CDS encoding helix-turn-helix transcriptional regulator: MAGHGKEAHPHGADRLCEAGDRVYSRAVRRGRVSREDAGTVPCLVELALLHPDPDDMGWLVPTSPQEVMTRLLREMHEHVVATQSRMGSAVSAFEWYAALGGNAHSRAEGVAIRVLDGLPRIRAAMDEATEACASEVLAVQPGGIRREDELSEGLHRAMALRRRGVRMRDLYTHVARHGQGLLNYMELMGDAAEARTLDEVTERLIVFDRTVAFIPASSDRTIALELRHPALVDYLVTVFERLWRLAIPLTAPLPDTGIEGITHRERSIAALLAEGHQDAVVAERLGISVRTCRAHIARLSETLGAASRTQLGVRIAQAGLDGPPRSPELQPLTAPGPGVPESPTDR, translated from the coding sequence ATGGCCGGGCACGGGAAGGAAGCGCATCCGCACGGTGCTGACCGCCTGTGCGAGGCAGGGGACCGGGTGTACTCCCGGGCGGTACGACGCGGCCGGGTGTCCCGCGAGGACGCCGGGACCGTGCCCTGTCTGGTCGAGCTGGCGCTGCTGCATCCCGACCCCGACGACATGGGCTGGCTGGTGCCGACCTCGCCGCAAGAGGTCATGACACGGCTGCTGCGGGAGATGCACGAGCACGTCGTCGCCACGCAGTCGCGCATGGGCTCGGCGGTGTCCGCCTTCGAGTGGTACGCGGCCCTCGGCGGCAACGCCCACTCGCGCGCCGAGGGCGTGGCGATCCGGGTGCTCGACGGACTGCCCCGGATCCGGGCCGCGATGGACGAGGCGACCGAGGCGTGCGCGTCCGAGGTGCTGGCCGTCCAGCCGGGCGGCATCCGCCGCGAGGACGAACTCTCCGAGGGCCTGCACCGGGCGATGGCGCTGCGCCGCCGGGGTGTGCGCATGCGCGACCTGTACACGCATGTGGCCCGGCACGGGCAGGGCCTGCTCAACTACATGGAGCTGATGGGCGACGCGGCCGAGGCCCGCACCCTGGACGAGGTCACCGAGCGGCTCATCGTCTTCGACCGCACGGTCGCCTTCATCCCCGCGAGCTCCGACCGCACGATCGCCCTCGAACTGCGGCATCCGGCGCTGGTGGACTACCTGGTCACGGTCTTCGAACGGCTCTGGCGCCTGGCGATCCCGCTGACCGCGCCCCTCCCGGACACGGGGATCGAGGGCATCACGCACCGCGAGCGCTCCATCGCGGCGCTGCTCGCGGAGGGCCACCAGGACGCGGTGGTCGCCGAACGCCTCGGCATCAGCGTCCGCACCTGCCGCGCCCACATCGCCCGCCTCTCGGAGACCCTGGGCGCCGCCAGCCGCACCCAACTGGGCGTCCGAATAGCCCAGGCAGGCCTCGACGGCCCACCCCGCTCCCCGGAACTCCAGCCCCTCACGGCTCCCGGTCCCGGGGTTCCAGAATCCCCGACCGACCGATGA